The genomic interval CCAGGGAAGTAGGGGTTGTAGTAGAGACCCTCCCTCACGTCCACCCCACCAGGGGGATCACAGTACCCCGTTAGCAGAGAAAACACATAGTCTTCCCCACCATGCCTGGAACCAAACCACAAGGTGATCCATCAGTCATCACTTCACCATACACACCATTACATATATAATGTGTCTCAGTTAAACTGCAACATAACCAACAGCTCTTTCATACGGATATCTCTTGTAAGTTAATTGGGAAATGCGATACATATATaaatttgcttttatttttgtattggcAGCCAAAGTTTTATTGAAAAGAGAAACTCAAGACAGAGCAGTGGAATTGTGTCTGCTTCCTGTACCTGGCATTGACAATGTAGCTGAGGTCAGGGGGCAGAGCTCCATTATTGGCTGCGCGTGCTGCCTCTGGGTTGGCATATGGTTTGGGAAAATAGTCAGACAGCTTCCCTGGACGGGTGAACATCTCTCCGGTGTCATCAGGACCATCCACGACCTCAATCTACAATGGGAGACACAGTTCGTGGTGACACAGTTAGTTACTGAAAGGACATGATCCTTAAGCAGAATAATTCTGCTATTGTTTACACAAACTAGCTTAGAGTATTTGGTGTATATCAAGTGCAAGCTGGGGAAGAGGTGGTGGAAGTTCAGACGTACCTCCTCAGCCAATACTTTGACCTCGGCCTCTGTGTGAGACACTCCCACCAGATTACGGAAAGCAAGGTACTCCATGCTATGGCAGGCTGAGCACACCTGCTTGTACACTTGGTACCCTCTGCGAACACTGTGcaatacaaagagagagaaaaaagactaAATTGTATAACAGGAGACAAAAAGGGGTTCTGAGAAATTATTCTATGAAGGTCTTGTCTTTTACAAGAAGCTgtctgtacaaaaaaaaaaaatgtacagaCAACTTCTTGTGAAAGACAAGACCttcataacaaaacaaaaacataactgAATACTATAACTACACACACCTGGCATGGTCAAGTGAAGACACCAAGCCGCTGTGACTCCAGGGATAACTTGGGGGATGCAGTTCCAAGTCTGATGCCTTGACAGACTGATGAAGTGCCAGAACCAGACCAGCACCTCCTGCCGCCAGCACCCCAAGTGTTGAGAGGGCTGCTTTCTTTCCTCTGGTCAGTGTGCCAAAGGACATGTTGGCCTGAGTAAGGGAAGAATTTATAAACGACTGTTAAAGAGTGTTCACCGCCGTTGGATATAACAGTGGAACCAAGAGATGGTTCGGACTATCATTTCATGTACAAAAAGCAGCATGTAACAGTGGATCGTTTGAATGTCCGAAACCTCTAGATTGCACGATGCAAGGTTAAGAAACTGTTGAGAGGTCAACTGGGGTAACGTTAGCACAGGCTCTAACCGTGGACTGACCAGCTAAGCTGCCTAAACATAGAATGCTAAATTGAGTCCATATAATTTAGCCTCAGTGGCTAGCTAGCATCTCGAACAAAGTTTAAGAACCAGGGACAGTCTGTCAGAAAAATACACTTCTTTCAATAACTGTTTCATAAGCCGGGCTGCGTCACATCTCATACGTTCAAGGTGAAACACTTAAGGTTTCTATACTTCGCAAAATATCATATCACACACCAATATAATCAACAGGCTTTGTCCAATAACGTTGAGGTCTTCCTCACTTGGAGTCAGCTAGCTACGCTAGTGGGAATGCCGTTGTCAAAGGTAATGCCAGCAAACGGACATGCTAGGCTGTGACCTTGCCTAAGTTAATACCTTATTAATTATAACTTCTGATTGTTTTACGAGTTCAGCACTTTCTCGTTGGCAACAGTATGTCTAATTACTTCTTATCTTACCTTAGACACACCGACAATGTTCTTGGCGTTGAGGAAAGTCCTACCGGCACTTGAGGACACGGCAAGCCGTAGTGCCGCCATGTTTCTGTTCACCGATTGAGAGACTGTCACGTGGCCAATTTGACGTAACAACCCTACATCCGACCTACACGGAGAAAAACTACTCAGTTCTTCCTAATAGTCTAAGAAATTAAATATCCTTTACAAAACACATATTTTCGAAGAACATGGTCACAAATCCTTTAATCGCAGGAGTATTAGGGTTGCAAATTTCATTTTCAAATGGATATAATATTGAGATGTCAGGCGGtcaattaaaataataagaaaagaCTTTGGAACAGCTATTATCTTCATTCAACATTTTATTCCAAAACACTCAAATCTTCACATCTGCTGCTCTGTGTTAAAAGTGGATGCCACATTCTGCTGTTTCTTATGGGCCATAACTAAATGACTTTCTGAAAAAGAGATCACAATTCTGTTGAAAAGCATACAGAGGTTGCTTAAAAATTGTCCAACGCCTACCCCGTGAGGCAAACAGCCCTTGCACATGACAGCAGTACACACAATTCTCTTGTCCTTCACCAATACTGATATTAGACAGCAAGTTTGAAAATGTCAAATTAAGCTTCCACAGCTCATTTTCCATGATACGAGTCCACCAAGTGTCTACACACACCGAGCTCTCCAAAGCTTTGAGGCAACTCCCTAGAGCTTGTGAATGAATGGAACTACACAGGACTGCTGCTATCTTCCCTGAGAGCACTGCCAAGTGGTAGAACCATACATGATTAGACCAAACATCTTATATTAGGGGTTGGGCTCAATAAGTTCTGAATTATTTTCTGCTTTAACCAAGAGCACTTGATATGCTGGCTAAACTGAAGAGTGGAGGGTCTGGTTTAAGACCAGAGGGAGTTGAGATATGGTGAGGACCACCTCAGTACCAGGGCTGGCGCTTACAGGCCCCCTGCCTCACAGGGCCTCTGCACATAGGCCCTTGGGCTCCTGTCCTGCTCATCTGAAAAACGTTGGGGGTTGGGGAAAGAAAATGGAGTATATACCTATAGCATCACATCaacaacccccaaaaaaaaacaaaacatcaaagaCCTCTCTCACATGATACCCAAGAAGTCCATGCCCTCTCATGGTAAGAAATCTGCCCAGTTTTGATGTAGTCAAATTTGGGCAGCAGTGGGCTATCAGTGGCTCCCCTGTAAGTTGGCCTggaggagggggttggggggagaTTAGAAGGGGCAGAATGCAGCCGCCCCTTCTCATTAGTTGGCTTTGGCACGAAGCTGAGCCCTCTTTCCGGTGACAGCCTGGAAGCCGGTCTTGATGCTAGCGACAGAGCAGCGAGAATGACACGTCTCGCACTGCAGGAAATACAAACGTGTGTCCTTCTGTAGAATGGTGTCTGGAGAGCGACACGTGTGACAGGTGACGTATTCCTCTGAAAAatggagagcgagaaagagcaTGACTGAATGAAACTGTAAGTGGATAAaaacgtctgctaaatgaataaatgtaaatataaactgAAACAAAGAAAGACAACACCATGGATATGGTCACaatctattttgttttgttggtgattttgtaAAAATCCAAAATTTTGTGGTAGATACgattggttgttgattggctgctgtgagaaaatcccctacctatagcactaGGAATTTAGCACCTCTCCTGTGTAAATCTGAAATTAAAATCAACCATGCTtctggtagcctagaaatctagacgcaccctagtggcagcaaatgtaatttgctgcccgggctagtctagcaactctccattggtttgcgagctggaaaaatgaaacttcgatagggccaatcacattgtgtatagagacgttaggcgggcttaacataatgattgatggcagagttgcaacggtttggcttgaatttcctgctatttgaaaacaaagaagatggatgttgctgttggcgaacagtgtgacaagtcaaacttttttaaaattgGCAAATGTTTGAACTAGTCatctagctccgctggtgggaaaacacatgggactcatgagttgttgcgctgtcctattgcgtgcagagggaatttgaaagacaaccgattatcccgcccctcggactgagcactgccaacggtgagtgcccagaccctacatttttaGCTTGTCAGGCTATGCTTCTGGGGACATGCAACACAAACCTAAAATAACCTGGTAGAACCGCAATGAGTAACACCAGAAACTTTGTACACTAATGCCCTTGATATGGAGGACTTCCACCAGTCATGTGTATGACGATAAACACTGTACTTGGTGAAGGCTCAGCAGCAATTTCATCAGGGTAATATtcctcactcatacacactcacttacatacAGTTAGTGCAACCTGCACTGTGTTTACAGCATGGCTCAGTCCTGCAGTCACCCGGACTCAAACCAGCAAAAAGCAGCACCTCGGCATCGGGAAGTTGAGCGTGCTAGCAATTGAGCTAAAAGTCCAAGCTGCTAGCTTGTTCACTAGCACGACTCTTAAGGCGTTgggagggaggtttacacaacatacatactgcacagctacgtACCAGCAGGCTACTGTTACACCAGCATACGTACTTATATATCTTCTCAGGACATTACACTACCATACATACTTATTGATCTTCTCAGGACATTACACCATCATACGTACTTATATATCTTCTCAGGACAT from Alosa alosa isolate M-15738 ecotype Scorff River chromosome 4, AALO_Geno_1.1, whole genome shotgun sequence carries:
- the LOC125293546 gene encoding cytochrome c1, heme protein, mitochondrial-like is translated as MAALRLAVSSSAGRTFLNAKNIVGVSKANMSFGTLTRGKKAALSTLGVLAAGGAGLVLALHQSVKASDLELHPPSYPWSHSGLVSSLDHASVRRGYQVYKQVCSACHSMEYLAFRNLVGVSHTEAEVKVLAEEIEVVDGPDDTGEMFTRPGKLSDYFPKPYANPEAARAANNGALPPDLSYIVNARHGGEDYVFSLLTGYCDPPGGVDVREGLYYNPYFPGQAIGMAPPIYNEVLEYDDGTPATMSQVAKDVCTFLRWAAEPEHDQRKRMGLKLLMGAAIFIPLVYYMKRHRWSVLKSRKIAYRPPK